One region of Dryobates pubescens isolate bDryPub1 chromosome 20, bDryPub1.pri, whole genome shotgun sequence genomic DNA includes:
- the LOC128898225 gene encoding collagen alpha-1(III) chain-like: MNLEQYQSKQGRGAGSGGVQGAERGARLLPGCSERSAGSPVRSPAAPGLHGTECRERGEEPGSPRAARNGAQGAPERSAGSGVRSRAAPRLQGAERRERGEEPGSPRAAGSGVRSPAAPGLHGTERREPRVLLGQEGPRSGEKREREARASAAAPAGSPAGSRRRRQRGADAVPCCPGSCPELSCSSCSPHLRAARTGAARCLLDSRGGPEASGKYPREEGQEPGGSGGGAQGSPRSLQTQPGASQRFERCARRGGRRQGLTRDTAAESSTKPQASACYEAHGSHETTTHAPNVSSECLGTPQPHQQKHNKAPRRRSTGSCQPLGNGQAAQGQAREAGAAPGPSAPLPGGRPRGRRQRGRDRHQQVPAVTGPPRPGPAGQAAPGRAALTGGSGIGAGPGPQSCHRAADAHHPRPLSGSAGPGRAGEGGDRGRERGQTRPGPARPRAAPCRRPRAAAAVRCGLRAGSCPARPGSARLPQSPAERRRARCGGPTPCPRRAGARSSSHACGPGADPHRDL; encoded by the exons ATGAACCTCG AACAATACCAAAGCAAACAAGGCCGGGGTGCAGGGAGCGGCGGCGTGCAGGGAGCGGAGCGCGGAGCACGGCTGCTGCCCGGCTGCTCGGAGCGGAGCGCAGGGAGCCCCGTGAGGAGCCCGGCAGCCCCCGGGCTGCACGGAACGGAGTGCAGGGAGCGGGGTGAGGAGCCGGGCAGCCCCCGGGCTGCACGGAACGGAGCGCAGGGAGCCCC GGAGCGGAGCGCAGGGAGCGGGGTGAGGAGCCGGGCAGCCCCCCGGCTGCAGGGAGCGGAGCGCAGGGAGCGGGGTGAGGAGCCCGGCAGCCCCCGGGCTGCAGGAAGCGGAGTGCGGAGCCCGGCAGCCCCCGGGCTGCACGGAACGGAGCGCAGGGAGCCCC GGGTGCTGCTCGGCCAGGAGGGGCCACGCTCCGGCGAGAAACGGGAGCGGGAGGCAAGGGCCTCTGCAGCAGCGCCAGCGGGGAG CCCGGCGGGCTCCAGGCGCAGGAGGCAGCGCGGTGCGGACGCCGTTCCGTGCTGCCCCGGCTCCTGCCCGGAGCTGAGCTGCTCGTCCTGCTCCCCTCACCTGCGTGCAGCCCGGACCGGCGCCGCTCGCTGCCTGCTGGATTCACGGGGAGGGCCGGAGGCCTCTGGCAAGTATCCCAGGGAGGAAGGCCAAGAGCCAGGAGGCAGCGGAGGGGGAGCGCAGGGCAGCCCCCGCTCGCTGCAGACGCAGCCGGGCGCGTCCCAGCGCTTCGAACGCTGCGCTCGGCGCggtgggaggaggcaggggctCACCCGGGACACGGCGGCAGAGAG cagcaccaagccACAAGCCAGTGCCTGCTACGAAGCACATGGGAGCCATGAAACCACCACCCATGCTCCAAACGTCTCCAGTGAGTGCCTGGGGACACCACAGCCCCACCAGCAGAAg CACAACAAAGCCCCTCGCAGGCGCTCCACCGGCAGCTGCCAGCCGCTCGGGAACGGGCAGGCGGCCCAGGGGCAGGCGCGGGAGGCCGGCGCAGCCCCCGGGCCCTCTGCCCCGCTGCCGggggggcggccccgggggcGGCGGCAGCGCGGCCGTGACAGGCACCAACAGGTGCCGGCGGTGACAGGtcccccccggcccggccccgcgggTCAGGcggcgccgggccgggccgcgctgACAGGCGGCAGCGGGATCGGCGCCGGGCCGGGCCCACAGAGCTGCCACCGCGCCGCCGACGCGCACCACCCCCGCCCGCTCTCCGGCagcgccgggccgggccgagccgg TGAGGGCGGGGACCGGGGGAGGGAGCGCGGCCAgacccggcccggcccggcccggccccgcgccGCCCCCTGCCGCcggccccgcgccgccgccgccgtgcGCTGCGGGCTGCGCGCGGGGTcctgcccggcccggcccggctcggcgCGGCTCCCACAAAGCCCTGCGGAGCGCCGCCGAGCGCGGTGCGGCGGCCCCACGCCGTGCCCGCGCAGGGCTGGAGCCCGCTCCTCATCCCACGCCTGTGGGCCCGGGGCAGACCCCCACCGTGATCtgtag